One Methanosphaera cuniculi DNA window includes the following coding sequences:
- a CDS encoding thymidylate synthase, producing MAKFIRTPTISKAWLTCVKKIMQEGNEVRDERGTLTRELENVVLEITNPNSNDIPECSPWHDDRLETYKKELLDPNNDQGFVYTYGNRLRKYFGNDQIEECIRKLNSCRESRRAIAITIDPIKDNEVDEIPCLQEIAFLIRGDGELHMTDFFRSNDCGGATFPNLFGLREVGYYVAHRTGTRLTCMTHHAMSLHIYEHDWDKCNDILHNY from the coding sequence ATGGCTAAATTTATAAGAACACCAACAATAAGTAAAGCATGGCTTACATGTGTAAAAAAGATAATGCAAGAAGGTAATGAAGTAAGAGATGAACGTGGAACTCTTACCCGTGAACTTGAAAATGTAGTACTTGAAATAACTAATCCTAATAGTAATGATATACCAGAGTGTAGTCCATGGCATGATGATAGACTTGAAACCTATAAAAAAGAATTACTTGACCCAAATAATGATCAAGGGTTTGTTTATACTTATGGTAATCGTTTACGTAAGTATTTTGGAAATGATCAGATAGAGGAATGTATACGTAAACTTAATAGTTGTCGTGAATCAAGACGTGCAATAGCAATAACAATAGATCCAATAAAAGATAATGAAGTTGATGAAATTCCATGTCTTCAAGAAATTGCTTTTCTTATTCGTGGTGATGGTGAATTGCATATGACTGATTTTTTTAGGAGTAATGATTGTGGTGGTGCAACTTTTCCCAATCTTTTTGGACTTCGTGAAGTGGGTTATTATGTGGCTCATAGGACGGGAACACGTCTTACTTGTATGACTCATCATGCTATGAGTTTGCATATTTATGAGCATGATTGGGATAAATGTAATGATATTTTACATAATTATTAA
- a CDS encoding SPOR domain-containing protein, translating into MIYKDQYDYAVYTFKKGIPHYYGSYTTRKEAEEVEQTIDSRVPQREPIRPVEYYTNPSIYKRGDHYEINKTIQGKTHYLGSFPTYEKALAFYEKITIKGISGELNKEKPTKLPRYIYKTKSNKYGIHKYNGRKQEYYGSYNTLEEAVEMVEKLEKYGWNNYRTEID; encoded by the coding sequence ATGATATACAAAGATCAATATGACTATGCAGTATATACTTTTAAAAAAGGAATTCCACATTATTATGGAAGTTATACTACTCGAAAAGAAGCAGAGGAAGTAGAACAAACTATAGATTCACGTGTACCACAACGTGAACCAATAAGACCAGTTGAATATTATACAAATCCTTCTATATATAAACGTGGAGATCATTATGAAATAAATAAAACAATACAAGGAAAAACACATTATTTAGGATCATTTCCAACATATGAGAAAGCATTAGCATTTTATGAAAAAATCACAATAAAAGGAATAAGTGGAGAATTAAATAAAGAAAAACCAACCAAGCTACCAAGATATATTTATAAAACTAAAAGTAACAAATATGGAATTCATAAATATAATGGACGAAAACAAGAGTATTATGGATCATATAATACACTAGAAGAAGCAGTTGAAATGGTAGAAAAATTAGAAAAGTATGGCTGGAATAATTATAGAACAGAAATAGATTAA
- a CDS encoding anaerobic ribonucleoside-triphosphate reductase activating protein: MYIETTYSALDYPGCMSLDIFFYGCDLRCKYCHNPELLQYHNITNLETLFKMIDENHDFFDAIVFTGGESLLHNQTILKIIKYTKKYNLRYKLDTNGLHPRRLRTIIKYLDYVALDVKAPLDKYYKITNRVPAYTCNKILETMRIIQKHGVFLECRTTYTSRLLSPEDVGEIMKSITCDQYTLQQYRNDVVYDVSIINAPSPNPYELEQILRKYNKDKKYTTYTKTSQLGVKKIL, translated from the coding sequence ATGTACATAGAAACAACATACTCAGCACTTGATTATCCAGGATGTATGAGTCTTGACATATTTTTTTATGGTTGTGATTTAAGATGTAAATATTGTCACAATCCCGAATTATTACAATATCATAACATAACTAATTTAGAAACTCTTTTTAAAATGATAGATGAAAATCATGACTTTTTTGATGCAATAGTATTTACTGGTGGTGAATCATTATTACATAATCAAACAATACTAAAAATTATAAAGTATACCAAAAAGTATAATCTACGTTACAAACTAGATACAAATGGATTACATCCACGTCGACTACGTACTATAATCAAATACTTAGATTATGTTGCATTAGATGTAAAAGCACCACTTGATAAATATTATAAGATAACAAACAGAGTACCTGCATATACATGTAATAAAATACTTGAAACCATGAGAATAATACAAAAACATGGAGTTTTTCTTGAATGTAGAACAACATATACAAGTAGATTATTATCACCAGAAGATGTAGGTGAAATCATGAAATCTATTACATGTGATCAATATACATTACAACAGTATAGAAATGATGTGGTATATGATGTAAGTATAATTAATGCACCTAGTCCAAACCCTTATGAGCTTGAACAAATTTTAAGAAAATATAACAAAGATAAGAAATATACAACATACACAAAAACAAGTCAACTAGGAGTAAAAAAGATATTATGA